A stretch of Nymphalis io chromosome 29, ilAglIoxx1.1, whole genome shotgun sequence DNA encodes these proteins:
- the LOC126779796 gene encoding uncharacterized protein LOC126779796 yields MTSENRTPSASTASELATVTVSSRIPEFWCDQARLWFVQCEAILTPQKLSDEAKFNLVVTKLGKDVIQQVRNILLQQPQTKKYDTLKSRLLAVYEESENRQLQKLLSEIDFGDEKLSQLLRRMRDLARRKIPDETLSIMWQCHLPAAVRSVLAVTDVKDLENLATIADKIMENTRPIQIAES; encoded by the exons ATGACTAGTGAAAATAGAACACCATCAGCCAGCACAGCATCCGAGTTAGCAACAGTCACAGTGTCATCAAGAATCCCTGAGTTTTGGTGCGATCAAGCTCGCTTATGGTTTGTGCAATGTGAAGCCATATTAACACCTCAAAAACTAAGCGACGAAGCGAAGTTCAACTTAGTCGTCACGAAGCTGGGAAAAGACGTAATACAACAAGTCAGAAACATTTTACTTCAGCAACCCCAAACGAAGAAATATGACACCCTAAAATCGAGATTATTAGCAGTGTACGAAGAATCAGAAAATCGTCAACTCCAAAAACTTTTGAGTGAAATCGACTTTGGCGATGAGAAACTATCTCAACTTTTGAGACGCATGCGAGATTTAGCCAGGAGGAAAATTCCCGACGAAACGCTGAGTATCATGTGGCAATGTCATTTGCCAGCCGCAGTACGCTCCGTCCTTGCCGTCACTGATGTAAAAGATTTGGAAAATTTGGCTACTATTGCAGACAAAATTATGGAAAATACAAGGCCTATTCAAATAGCGGAG AGCTAA